The DNA region CCGGATACAAAGCCACCCACCCGCTGATGGAAGCGGTGGATCCCACAAATTCCGGCGACGCGACCCAAGCCGTAAACTATGTGCGCGACAAGGGGGTCTATGTGGACGCCACCCAAGGCGCGTTGGTGCCCACGGGCAATCCGCTGGATGTTGCAGTTTCTGGCACCGCATGGCTGGGGTTTGAGGCCGAGGGCGGACAGGCCGCATATGGACGCGATGGCCGGCTGGCTGTGGACAACGAAGGCCGCTTGGTGACCATGTCTGGTGCCGCCATTGTCGATGTTAGCGGCGCACCGATCACCATTCCAAGCGACGCAGGCCCGTCGATCACCATCGCATCAGATGGCACGATTACCGACCGTCAAGGGGCCACGATTGGCCGCATCGGCATGTTTGACGTGCCGCAAATCGACAAAATGACCGCGCTTGGCAACGGGCTGTTTGTGCCCGCCGCCGATGCTGGGGCCGCCCAACCCAGTGAAAATAGCAAGATCGCGCAGGGCTATACCGAGCAGAGCAATGTAAAACCCGTCGTCGAAATGATCCACTTAATGGATATTCAGCGCGCCTACGAACGCGCCGTCAAAATGATGGACGATGAAAACGACCTGACAAAACAGGCGATCCAGCGGCTTGGCCGTGTGGTGTGACCTGAACAGCAGGCAAGCAGGAGAATGAGGCAATGAAGGCACTAGGTATCGCCGCAACCGGCATGTTGGCCCAGCAGACCAACGTTGATGTCATCGCGAACA from Cognatishimia sp. WU-CL00825 includes:
- a CDS encoding flagellar hook basal-body protein, with translation MGTTNYVSLSLATALQRSLDIAAHNMANASTAGYKATHPLMEAVDPTNSGDATQAVNYVRDKGVYVDATQGALVPTGNPLDVAVSGTAWLGFEAEGGQAAYGRDGRLAVDNEGRLVTMSGAAIVDVSGAPITIPSDAGPSITIASDGTITDRQGATIGRIGMFDVPQIDKMTALGNGLFVPAADAGAAQPSENSKIAQGYTEQSNVKPVVEMIHLMDIQRAYERAVKMMDDENDLTKQAIQRLGRVV